A window from Xiphophorus maculatus strain JP 163 A chromosome 17, X_maculatus-5.0-male, whole genome shotgun sequence encodes these proteins:
- the LOC102223237 gene encoding uncharacterized protein LOC102223237: MLRFLWTMALFFWYYLLLHSRALADEEATGELTPSSKNSPEEKSSIYSWLPSMPKFSSIPTFGIFGSSGGKNEDAVSTTTTKGVTELIGLFQDHTGSGEGSNSEESQQTTTLTQGHFMSVTKIRTEPPPTGTSDLPYSSIAQSNTETFVSPTSSHIRNTQFTNSPHRSNTPEQNTTHMLTPWRSTSAETSSTGATENPLPNSVYRETIFHTERISSTIPPETTVPTALTWKTVQTTTPNPGLVETIQTSTHLLGHDTLPAISESNFVGEQEDLSVSVALHSVKETSEIHSTQSNWNLGLSEISLVNTEQQPGVTSTYLKTGPTMVEGTTSDINPTQNPLDFSFSETSTVNFQQHSEVFSAALKTDHNLEVVRTTSELYHIQNYLDLGFSETTMMIDKQEPGVFSSTLRKDSNLVVATTKAEIQTTQSHLNLGFSKTSMVNAAQQPQVFSTTLWIDRNLAVESILSTTQSQRANFPIVEELPGKETKEEEEAVVTSTTDGDADTPLTDTSTSSAQLQKTSTEHNTGIPSESPSLLLYTEDWTSNLPNSDSTLLPDCNKERSGICNLSYTWDATTSLRMKPTQNITATNQSTNAFLIPATPMLVPLYTDWNSAIAAWGLAWEAHVYGAGGVFAVLTLTSALNLLCLPLRCPSGCGYFALVSLFLLAAACTRSFSLLYDAYGHQDRISSTEASLMLFEAPFPCLTAAFGLVFLLLSMRSRMQLSYSAFQRPCFLVCLVVLHFAAAFGPVTFLKFYRQTPPLCLFLSLISRGAFVALATFLSAAYFVFYIYVRADSKHIYHLNNTSPTPAERYNRCPFAESRDWNRAAITVCLSALFSLACAGLQFYAMLNAMGVIGGQEVFYPWPWWAFQFSCRLCELLVCFTLALVVAQPVFCSDQLPAAGSCWTELLASKSPILPGTYQWTLSQQEKLAIVDTVGLGETESLPLYTLMDERLGSSLNGLDLLYHSNRALVYRDLDLDLGLLCSEKPEDGGGREPSGGSSLSSDSTADLRPPSPINLRRSIDEALFSEALFPMSLFSPVRPIRCSDTSVNNHWTLPSNGPCDPLSTDSSLYRPSSCLEMATQLQFSASQSQGVATEGAPTSPSTGSSSSNSSAERWRSSSSSCSLYRASLDGSSLVLCPSSERHTRQLPQEGSNVASHNPQRHYQALGAASQESLNLSTETDRSVQQEFITVCRQMDSLSICSETIDL; the protein is encoded by the exons ATGCTTCGATTCCTTTGGACCATGGCTCTCTTCTTCTGGTATTATTTGCTACTTCACAGCCGAGCTCTGGCCGACGAAGAGGCCACTGGGGAACTGACACCATCAAGCAAAAATTCTCCTGAAGAGAAATCTAGCATTTACTCGTGGCTTCCATCCATGCCCAAGTTTTCCTCCATACCAACATTTGGCATTTTTGGGAGCTCAGGTGGCAAAAATGAAGATGCTGTCTCAACTACAACTACCAAAGGGGTAACAGAACTAATCGGTCTCTTTCAAGACCACACGGGATCAGGAGAAGGGAGCAATTCTGAGGAATCTCAACAAACCACAACATTGACTCAAGGGCACTTTATGAGTGTGACAAAGATAAGAACTGAGCCACCTCCCACTGGGACATCAGATTTGCCATACAGCAGCATTGCTCAGAGCAACACTGAGACTTTTGTTTCTCCCACAAGCAGCCATATCAGAAATACTCAGTTCACAAACAGTCCTCACAGAAGTAACACTCctgaacaaaacacaacacatatGCTAACACCATGGAGATCCACATCAGCAGAGACTTCTAGCACAGGTGCCACTGAAAATCCTCTCCCCAATAGTGTTTACCGGGAGACCATCTTTCATACAGAAAGGATTTCTTCAACAATCCCACCAGAAACTACAGTTCCCACTGCCCTGACATGGAAAACAGTCCAAACCACAACACCCAACCCGGGACTGGTGGAGACTATTCAAACCAGCACACACCTTCTGGGGCATGATACTCTTCCAGCCATTTCAGAAAGTAATTTTGTTGGGGAACAAGAAGATTTATCTGTTAGTGTTGCGCTTCACTCAGTTAAAGAAACATCAGAAATTCACTCGACACAAAGTAACTGGAACTTGGGCTTGTCTGAGATTAGTCTGGTGAACACTGAGCAGCAGCCAGGGGTTACTTCGACTTATCTAAAGACAGGTCCTACCATGGTAGAAGGCACAACCTCAGACATTAACCCCACACAGAACCCTTTAGACTTTAGTTTCTCTGAGACCAGTACGGTGAACTTCCAACAACATTCAGAAGTATTTTCTGCTGCCCTCAAGACGGATCATAACTTAGAAGTGGTCAGGACAACATCAGAACTATACCACATACAAAACTACTTAGACTTGGGCTTCTCTGAGACCACTATGATGATTGATAAACAAGAGCCAGGAGTTTTCTCTTCTACCCTCAGGAAGGATTCAAATTTAGTGGTGGCGACCACGAAAGCAGAAATCCAGACTACACAAAGCCATTTGAACTTGGGCTTCTCTAAGACGAGTATGGTGAATGCTGCACAACAGCCTCAAGTATTCTCTACCACCCTCTGGATCGATCGTAATTTAGCTGTGGAATCCATACTAAGCACGACTCAAAGCCAAAGGGCCAACTTTCCAATTGTAGAAG AGCTACCAGGCAAAGAGActaaggaagaggaggaagctgTGGTTACTTCAACTACAGACGGGGATGCTGACACACCTTTGACAGACACTTCCACATCATCTGCTCAGCTACAGAAAACATCCACGGAACACAACACAG GTATTCCCTCTGAATCTCCATCATTACTTCTGTACACTGAAGACTGGACATCTAACCTACCAAACAGTGACAGCACCTTACTTCCAGACTGCAATAAGGAACGCTCTGGAATCTGCAACCTCTCCTACACCTGGGATGCCACTACTTCCCTGAGAATGAAACCCACACAAAATATCACTGCCACAAACCAGTCAACCAACGCCTTCCTAATCCCAGCTACACCCATGTTGGTGCCCTTATACACTGACTGGAACAGTGCCATAGCGGCCTGGGGCCTGGCATGGGAGGCCCATGTCTATGGTGCAGGGGGAGTCTTTGCAGTGCTAACACTCACCTCTGCACTCAATCTGCTTTGCTTGCCACTGAGATGTCCATCTGGGTGTGGCTATTTTGCTCTAGTCAGCCTGTTCCTTCTAGCTGCTGCATGCACCAGGTCCTTCTCCCTTCTTTATGATGCCTATGGCCACCAGGATCGCATATCCTCCACAGAGGCATCGCTCATGCTCTTTGAAGCACCTTTTCCCTGTCTTACTGCAGCTTTcggtttggtttttcttctcctctcaaTGCGCTCAAGAATGCAGCTCTCATATTCAGCCTTTCAGAGACCCTGTTTCCTGGTCTGTCTAGTTGTCTTGCACTTTGCTGCTGCATTTGGTCCAGTGACTTTCTTGAAGTTCTATCGGCAAACGCCCCCTTTGTGCCTCTTTCTGTCGCTGATCTCTCGTGGAGCCTTTGTGGCACTCGCAACATTTCTATCTGCTGcctattttgttttctatatcTATGTTCGGGCAGACTCAAAACACATCTATCATCTGAACAACACATCTCCAACACCAGCTGAACGCTACAACCGCTGCCCATTTGCTGAGAGTCGGGATTGGAACCGTGCAGCTATAACCGTTTGTCTTTCAGCGTTGTTTTCTTTAGCTTGTGCAGGACTGCAGTTTTATGCAATGCTTAATGCTATGGGTGTTATTGGTGGGCAGGAGGTCTTCTACCCTTGGCCCTGGTGGGCCTTCCAGTTTAGCTGTAGACTGTGTGAACTTTTGGTCTGTTTCACCTTAGCTTTAGTGGTTGCTCAACCAGTTTTTTGTTCCGACCAGCTTCCAGCAGCTGGAAGTTGTTGGACTGAACTCCTAGCATCCAAGTCCCCCATCCTGCCTGGGACCTACCAGTGGACACTCAGCCAGCAGGAGAAGCTTGCTATTGTTGACACTGTTGGACTTGGAGAGACAGAAAGCCTTCCACTTTACACTCTGATGGATGAGAGGCTTGGAAGCAGCCTGAATGGCTTGGACCTCCTCTACCACAGCAACCGGGCCTTAGTATATCGAGATCTTGACTTGGATTTAGGTTTATTGTGTTCAGAAAAACCTGAGGACGGGGGAGGCAGAGAGCCCTCAGGTGGATCTTCACTTTCAAGCGACTCCACTGCAGACCTGCGACCCCCTTCACCTATCAACTTGCGCCGTAGCATAGACGAAGCACTCTTCAGTGAAGCATTGTTTCCCATGAGCCTCTTCAGTCCTGTTAGACCTATTCGCTGCAGTGACACATCTGTAAACAACCACTGGACGCTTCCAAGCAATGGCCCCTGTGATCCTCTCTCCACCGACTCCAGTCTTTATCGACCCTCATCCTGCCTTGAAATGGCCACTCAGCTACAGTTTTCTGCCAGCCAGTCTCAAGGCGTAGCCACAGAAGGGGCTCCAACATCTCCCTCCACAGGCTCATCCTCCAGCAATTCATCAGCTGAACGTTGGAGAAGCAGTTCCTCGTCCTGCTCTCTGTACCGTGCCTCTCTTGATGGCTCCT
- the LOC102220635 gene encoding leptin-B-like: MQDQTGFVTEADYLNKICKRDVLSLSFIATGGEPEVEKQSSFFKMCIPLALLFISLMAAPECSSLPTKTDSIRNNIHNIVNIAQITLVHIDKLKNKTPLQLEVSTPPMNGLTDISLYLGHLDDELQSPFTNRLSQIQADVSSLDSRVRSLALMLDCPIQDKPSAEHRELLFPDSQHYVTLAKVQHYLENLPSNKEKLKVC, translated from the exons ATGCAAGACCAGACAGGATTTGTGACGGAAGCTGACTATTTAAATAAGATCTGTAAAAGGGATGTGCTATCTCTTTCATTCATTGCCACTGGAGGGGAACCAGAAGTTGAAAAACAAAG TTCATTTTTCAAGATGTGCATCCCTCTGGCCCTGTTGTTCATCTCTCTAATGGCAGCTCCTGAGTGCTCAAGTCTTCCAACAAAGACCGACTCCATCAGAAACAACATACACAACATAGTAAACATTGCTCAGATAACTCTGGTCCACATAGACAAACTAAAGAATAAG ACGCCCCTACAGTTAGAGGTCTCCACTCCACCCATGAATGGATTAACTGATATCAGCCTCTACCTTGGACATTTAGATGACGAGCTGCAAAGCCCCTTCACAAATCGCCTGAGTCAGATTCAAGCTGACGTTTCCAGCCTGGACTCAAGGGTGCGCTCTCTTGCCTTAATGCTGGACTGCCCCATCCAGGACAAACCGAGTGCGGAGCACAGGGAGCTTTTGTTCCCTGACAGCCAGCACTATGTGACACTGGCAAAGGTGCAGCACTACCTGGAGAACCTTCCTTCAAATAAGGAGAAACTTAAGGTTTGCTGA
- the LOC102220373 gene encoding uncharacterized protein LOC102220373, producing MGNLALPTSLFRTDATTSEPDNSGKFVARRICNGIIYYYTPMTAAEHQTVTLAKDSQATSTLFPVSSPVSLETPSHTADSSPMQSDAASNSRPLLLFFSWLCAQPGAVAKYRELYLDRDMDVLLIQSSVMHFLWPRWGLNYGLEILNILEEPPFTGRLILVHASSIGGYTFTQLLTHIAQQPTQHTPLAHRVIGHIYDSLVVGSLDHMATGLGKTLVPRLEGFIKTTAMLYFRLFKSYTADLYENSIQVFYNNPVTSPALFFFSENDAMCSTAVLEKLMDSWRRRGVSVDGRKWKKSTHAAHLRCHPEEYVSTLQQFLNSLSVPSHKSNI from the exons ATGGGGAACCTTGCACTCCCCACCAG tcttttcaggACTGATGCAACCACGTCTGAACCAGACAACTCAGGGAAGTTTGTAGCCAGGAGAATCTGCAATGGTATCATTTATTACTACACTCCAATGACAGCAGCTGAGCACCAGACAGTAACCCTTGCCAAAGACTCTCAGGCCACATCAACTCTGTTCCCCGTCTCCTCTCCAGTGTCTTTAGAAACGCCTTCCCACACAGCTGATTCCTCCCCGATGCAGTCAGATGCTGCTTCCAATTCTCGTCCTCTTCTCCTATTCTTCTCCTGGCTCTGTGCCCAACCTGGGGCCGTAGCAAAGTACAGGGAGCTCTACCTTGACCGTGATATGGATGTTCTCCTGATCCAGAGCAGCGTAATGCACTTCCTGTGGCCTCGATGGGGCCTCAACTACGGGTTGgagattttgaatattttagaggAGCCTCCTTTCACAGGAAGGCTCATACTGGTGCATGCTTCTTCCATTGGTGGCTATACTTTCACGCAGCTGCTCACTCACATTGCTCAGCAACCAACACAACACACTCCTCTGGCGCATAGAGTTATAGGGCATATTTATGACAGTCTAGTGGTCGGCTCTCTGGATCACATGGCAACAG gGCTTGGGAAGACCTTGGTGCCACGTTTAGAGGGATTCATCAAAACCACCGCCATGCTCTACTTCAGGCTCTTCAAGTCGTACACTGCAGACTTGTACGAGAACAGCATCCAGGTTTTCTACAACAACCCGGTTACTTCTCCAGCCCTCTTCTTCTTTAGCGAAAACGATGCAATGTGCAGCACTGCTGTCCTGGAAAAGCTGATGGACTCCTGGAGGCGGAGGGGAGTTTCTGTGGACGGCAGGAAGTGGAAGAAGTCAACACATGCCGCCCACCTGCGATGCCACCCAGAAGAGTACGTTTCCACCTTGCAGCAGTTTCTGAACTCCCTGTCAGTTCCTTCCCATAAGTCTAACATTTAA